The window TTACATCTCGCAAATAGAACCCCTTAAAGTGGAACATATTTGCACGTGGGCGCTAGGGGTTTAAATTGAAATAGAATTTCAAATTCTGCCATCAAAATTTCCTTTCGAATTCGAACATTTCCAAAAAGATTGGATATAAGTTGGAATGCAAAGAGAGATGCAAAAAACTCTAAAATGTCAAAATTATATGTTGTGGAgtcaaaaataatcaagaggcgacacgtggatttttaggtgaatatgacaaaattacccttaagaCACACCGGGTTTCCTACATGCGAGGAGTGGAGAATCATCCATAACCGAGTCaagagtgcccaaaataggtaacaagttcaaatttatcttaTCCATATTTACTTCATATCCTCTACAAGGaaatcattccataaccttcaaaaccttccatataaattaaattaattaggctaattaatggattaattcctaattaatccattaatcaccaaattaatCACCATTACACCCCCAAAAAACATCCAAGGGTCAGCCACTCTCTCTTCCAAAGAGGGCCGACCATGCTCTATAAATAGGACTCCATTTTCTTTGAAAAGGAAGGAGGTCCTCACTCttgcaaaattaaaaaaaactctcaaaacactttttctctctaaattctaactttaatATCGGAGGTTCTACGGCCAAAGTCCCCCCTCCAATCATCGTGGGCActtgaggctcttggccttaacctaaggtgttaattgttttgtaagtgcaattttgtccaagatcaagaaaacagaaatttgcatccacatatgTAATGTTATCTCCTCTTCTTACATTTAAATGCAAATTTGAAAGAACAAGAAGTTTTCGAAACAGCAAGAATATCTGGCTGCTTAAGATGAAGACAATTATTCAAAAACAGAAGCAAAGAGTCTAGTATAGGTCCTCTATATAGCACACAGACCAGACACTCCTTACAAGTGACAAGTTTTGTCAATTACAGAAGCCACAAAGCTATATGATCCAAGCCACCCTTTCTTTAGGAAAAGTCCCCTCTACTACCTATATGTTCATCACCAAATCCCACTTTCCTTTTCAATCAAACTCTTGACCTAAATAATACGGGACACTTCCTTCTGGTGGAAAGAGGTTCCTCGCCAGAtactttttgtgaggattttgggACTCTTCAATCACATTCGTTAATCGTATATAGtgtggtcagtttttgtcaggtattgtttatattcaattttaaataaaaaatatacaataatttctaaccgtacgatgtacgatgaacggatgtgattgaagAATTCGACGAGGATCCTCCTAGCTTCGGGTGAAGCATACAATTATATCATTGGTATTTTCCCAATAATAAACATGCCCCATTTCTAATAAAAATATGACTATTTCACATCAGGCTCACCAAATTTGTTGCTTGGTGAAGCTAGCTTTGCACTGCCATTTCCACTTTAATTCGGATAGCAACTTTATATGGCATGAAGAAATCACCAACATGACATATCAGATCAATTATACAGTTTTATAGACATAAACTAACTGAGATTCTTATGTTGTTGACATAAAACATCAAGTAACAGCATAAATGTGACATGTGAGCCCTTCTCCCAAAATCGACTTGCACCACTATATCTGTCTATAAATCAACAGAGTCTTCACTTTCTTTTAGTCTCTTTTGTCAGTTCTTGTCCCACGGGTCCCTTTTGGTTAATTTGAATATGGTTTCTGCTGGACACGTAGCATTGCAGAATAGCCACAACTTTCTATTCGGCACTAGATGTCGAAAATTAGACGGTAGGATTTGCATAGCCGAACTTTGACAGTTTTAATCTAGCGGTTTAAATAATAATGCatctcttcttttttgttctgTGTTGGAATCAATGTTCATTGGAAAAATTAGTTATAACATACACGTATCATTAATTGTATATAATTATCTTTctagtttttttattaactgGAAACATACACATAATTGTATGTGTTTGATGCAGAGAAACATGCAAGCTTTCAGGAGGAAGATAATCTGTGATGGTAGCTATGGATGATTAAGGTACAGGATTTTTGGCTCATTAATCACCTAGCTAGTATGTGGCTGATCTTTCCCCATATAATTGGTGGCTGAAGTTAGGtatctatatataaagagaaCAAAAAGGCGAACAATGCTTTTGGTGTCATccagcttcaacaaaaatatttggaccaACATACTCCCAAgacaaacaaaaatcaaaagcatctcaAGATAAGGCATCAAATAAGACaggggtatttttgttattttaagtgctttttttaataatttttttggtacagtttttttttaaattttttaattttaataattaatacctcacaataggctagcaataatgtgattcaatttctctactTTTAAACACATCCAagcatcttaagaggcgtgtaatgccagttataaaaaaaagtttttcacactcggataataatgtgattaaataagttgtcaaatgattgtttttttttttttttttttaacaaacgatattatatacactaagaGGTAGGGGTAgacttagccttacaatggactagcaataatgtgattcaatcagttgtttattaaatattattttctctaattttaaacacgttcaaaacatttgaagaggcgtgtaatgctggttataaaaaaggtctttcgcacgcggataataatgtgattaaattaattgtcaaataattgttttttttttaaacaaacgatattatatacactaaaGGGGtgagggtgggcttagcctcacaatgggctagcaataatgtaattcaatcaattgtttattaaatattattttttttctatttttaatgtaaattctataaagaccgattttattatatgaatttaaCTGTTTTAATTAGTAAAGGTAGGATCATGAGGTAGATGAAGAATAAAGTTATGAAGAAATGAGcacacaaaatgaaaactaaaaactaaaaactaaaatataatcAGAAACTATTTTTAGTATTTTCACTTTAAAAACTTTTTTTCGTTCatccttttttgtttctttgcctTCTCCCCACCACATTTCTTTATCTCtcattcctatatatatatttttttcacgtCTTAAGCACAAaatgtacaaattaaaaataaagtaataatcAATTCCTAAGTAGATAGTAATTAGATCTTGTCATAGACAGTATTTAAAGCTGGAACCTAAATTTGTTCTCATATACTGGTGTACATTTTACAATCCCACTTTATATCTAAATAAAGATTTTATGAGAGAAGTGGTGTGCAGAATATTAGATGAGCTTAAATTACTTACCCAAGTGAGTGGGGCTGGGACCTAAAATACAGGCAAAGGCATATTAGCAGTAAAGTGAATTTCTTACTACCGAACAAAGGCATTATTCTAATTATCATCAgcagctaattaattgatatatatatatatatagggatatATCTTAATACTAATTACTAATTTGAAGATAGTGTTAAAGACGCATATGCATCATCCACAATCAGCACAAAATCTTATGCATTACAGAAGCACGCAACATGATCCTTCTAAAGCTAATTAAGAATCTAAATATTTGAAACCAACAAGGAAGAAACATGCTCAAGTTCTAATTATTTTCGTTTTGTGTTATGCCAATTATAATAAgatcaacaaatatataaatcatCAGAAGTATGACCTCTCGAAATTTCAGAAGATATCACGTGAAGGTCTTCATCAACTTCTGGGAAATAATACAGCAATTACATTCCTGGTTGGCACCTACCACTTACAGTTTCCCCCTCCACCTAATCACTtaaacataaaactaaaataattgGACGTCTCCTTTTATGAGGATGCTAATAAAAGCATATAAGTTGTGATAACTAAGACACGAAAATCAAGaggtgtaatttttttattctagCAAATACGAAATGGAACCatttataccagtttttttcacCACCGAAATTATTTGTAAATATGAGTCTTACTTCAGTAAATACAGTCAGCAAATATACGTGCAGTGGTACACGAACTTATATATGATTAAAAGAAAGGCttgttaaaattgaaaatcactTCAGCAAGAATCGAATCTCGTCAGAAAAAAGTGTAAATGACTTTCGGTATGAAGGTTAAATGGATGGTTTAAGGTACACTTTAGTTTGGAAGATCATTGCCATATAATTTTATGATGATTGGTGCTGTTTTATCCACTAGAGAATTGTATTCACTTAACAGCAAAAATATGATCCCTGTGTGAGACAATGCTTAAAGGAATTACTATTATTATTGAGAAAGTTTGGTGCGAGTGACGATTACATGATCAATCATGAATCGTACCTACTAGAAGCAACTGTGGAACTTTTCAGAAAAGGAGCATTTCTTGTCAATTATGTTTGTAAATTAGTTGCGGATGGAAAAACCAGTTTGGTGGCAATCAAAAGAGAAATTGAATTATCCATGAATTTTAGCCACTATAatcttcatttgtaaattaAACCTATAAATTTTTAGAGCTTCGAGCTTTCAATTCTTAAAAGATCACACTCATGCACACCTAACATTATTAAATAGCGTGTTATACTATGAGTGGCAGCATAATACAGGACATGTGAATTTGATACCTCTTAGGTCTCATTTGGCAACTCGAACGGTACTGATTATTTTAGTCGGATAAGATAAATAGTCatcggatagtactgactaaattagtcggatGTTTGGTGTAATATCGGACTAATAACCGTATTATTTATCCTATGTTTGGTTGGATACTCTATCGGGTAAGAAAgacttaaaaatattattatattgatgaatgatgaattttgaACAATACTGGAATTACATCAAATCCAGATCTTGCTGCAGCCAAACCAGCACAAGCATTGATATTATGAATTCATCAAGCTTTATTCCAGATACGAGGAGTATATAAATCGCTCAACCCATTTCTTCAACCAAGTTCGAATTTTCAACATACCCAATTTAGGATCTTTGCAATTTTCAACATTcaggtcaattttttttttttttttttttccggatctggaagaagaaaaataagaggaGGATGGCAGAAcatagagagaagaagaagaaaaataggagGAGAAGGGTGGaacagagagaagaagaaggaggactTGGGATTCAGATGAGAGAGAAGaatgagaaaaaagaagaagaaggaggaccTGGGATTCGAAGGAGAACCTAGGATTTAGATgagagaagaaggaggagaagacgaagaaggagAACCTGGGATTCAGATGAGAGAAGAAGATTGAGGAGAACCTGGGATTCGAAGGATAACCTGGGAGTTGGAGAGAGCAAGAGAGCCATGTTTTCAACCCGACTAAATAATACCGTGTTCTGGAAAGGATAGTTAAGCGGGTGTCAGCCGTATAGAATAGGTTGGGCTGAAGTATTTAGACGGCTGACTATTTAATACATAGGGACACCAAAAACCTGATACCGTATAATTAATCATATCCGGTGTGTTATACGGTGtaccaaacgaggcctaagtatatatatccttgtataaaaaaaattaaatacacaACACATGTTGTGACATGTCGATTGATAGCATCAATGACAAGTGttattgtaacatctcacattgcacagggaagtggatcctgtaagccttatatgtatagtcccatctctacctagcacgaggcattttgagaGTTCACTAGCTTCGCgtttcgtaggaacttcgaagttaagcgagtacgcgcgagagcaatctcatgatgggtgacccactgggaagttatcgtgtgagttcccagaaacaaaaccgtgagggcgtggtcgggtccaaagcggacaatatcgtgctatggcggagtcgagcccggaCCAGGATGTGACAGTTATGGTCGTACTGAAACATAACTtgtttttaaacaaataaatgagATGGGCTTAAATAAGGTCATTGATTTACATGAAAGGAGACATTCATCTTTATATGACAGTAGGGAAAAGTTATGaccaaaacaatttattttctttattataatttaaaatcctcttttaatcattttaaaaatatacaaTACATGAAGATGTTATTTGTTACTATAATCGTCGATTTTTGCAACATATAATGAATGATTAAACGTTCTTCaaagtgaataaatttttctaaagataatttttaaataatgataAATAGAATGAACAATTTTAACGTTTGTACAATAAAATATTGTCTcataattatataataaaaagaaaaaccttatTGGTGTGTTACCAAACGGGGCAGGAGTCGAGAGAAATGGAATTGCACTACTCCTGACACAGTCTAGCGTTTACTAACATTTGGAGAATAAAAAAATGGGTGAGGTCCACCTAATATCCGAAACTGGATTCCAGAATTACTCGAAATTAGATTACCGTGATACCGTCCTCTCCAGCAGATTACCGTGATACCGTCCTCTCCAGCAGCTCTCTGCTCCTCTTGTGGCCATCATCTTTCACAATTGACGCCCTTCACCGAATCTAACTTCAACAACAATGCATAGTCACATGCATATATCACTCTTTCTATGGACGTTGGAATTCGATTCGATTCCTCGGCAAATATTCCACCATTTGATTAAATAGACCCAAAAAATACCAAACATAATGCATTTAGCATATATTCCTTTAATTTCATGCTGTTTCCACAAGCAAGAAGCACATGGTTCATATTTTCAATAATATTCCCGCGCTTACGatcaaaataaaattccatGCACAGTCGGATCCATCTCAACCCAATCCAATCTGACGGCtcagataaaaataaaacacaaaaagagATTAATTGtagtaaattatttttataatttcccACAAATTTCTCAACCAGAAAATACTGTACATAACAGTAGGTACCCTTGGCTTACATCCactcaaatttaatttcttcatttgcttttaactttttttaggatttttttttattttttattattagctCTGGTTCTGAAGAACAATGGCCACAGATTCCTGGCGACGAAAATTCAGCTGCTTCTCGATGAAAGCTTCAATGGATCGCTGAAACTCCTCGTTGCTCAAATCGTCCTCCTCCTCCGTATCTTCCCCCGCACGTTCCTCGCCGGGCCTCGCGATTTTCCGGCCAATATCCGTCTCCGATCTGCGCAGCTTCTCCGGTTTTCGCTCCCTCCCGAACTTCTCCGATTTCGTCCTCCGAATCTTCTTCGTAATCTCCGAGTCTGAGTCCGAGTTCGACTCGGTTTCCTGTTTAGGATCCGCCGAGTTCACCTCCGAAACGGTTTGCTTGTCCTGGTACACAACCTCCTCTGCCCCGCGCGAGCCGACGACGTCGTCTTCTAAACGAGACTTGGTACTACTGTCCGTTCCGACGGCGCTGCTTTCGACTAACTCCCCGTAGAGTTCGGCCTCCACGGCGTTGTTATTACTATCGGCCGAGCTGAAGTGGCGGGACTTGAGGACTAAAGAGGCGATGATGGCGTGGCAGAGGAGGAAGACGAAGAGGGGGCTCGAAACGACGCCGGAGAGGAGGAGGAAGTAGTTGAGGGAGAGGGTGAGGGCGAAGGGGAGGCGAGCGAATGTCCAGGAGAGGAAGAGGACGCCGGCGCCAATTTCCGCGGAGCGAAGGAGCTTTGCGGCAGTGCGGAGGCGGTTGTACCTCCGCATGGCGCTGGCTTTCTCTGCCTTCACGATGTCGAAATCCCACGACTCCATTTTCGGGGAGACACAAACAGGGgaaacttggttggagttggaaaTTGATTACAGAACGTGTGACTAATTGTGAGATGGTTTAATGTGGCATTGGAGGTGATTTTCCGCGGAAGTCTTGATTTCTCGGGAAAATGTTTGGAGTTGGAAGTGAAATTGTATGGACTGGACGTTACGTGAGAGGAACAGAGGGAGAGATGGTTTGTGAGTTCGTGGGGTTTGGAAGCTATGAATGAAGTGAGAAGCCGACCATGCTTTTGCGTTTTATAGAGACTTGCACTCTGCAAGAAATCCTTTTGCTTTAGGTAAtggtttattttctttttatttatctaatttttcatTACAATAAAGATCACTAGTGAAAGGAAGCTTAGTTTAAACATACAAAAACatgaaatacaaaagaaaaaagtccTCCAACCGTACTTTATGATCTCCTTTTTCGGCTTCACAATACAAATAATAGGAGGAGAGAGGAATAGGCTATAGTGACTAGCAACTTAATATTGATTCATAATATATTTTCCAAGCACACTTTGAGTTTTAAATTttgtgaagagagagaagaaatataAATTGAAGGAATTTTAACAATTTAATACAAGAAGCATGATGAAAGAATATAGGGCTCCTTTGTAGACaagtaattttttaatgtacttGGAATATCGTTACAACGAAACGTGATAtgttattactattttattcaaattataacacttgtatttatatttttatttatttattaatatactaTTTAAGCAAGAAATATATCAATCATGTCAtccacttatattataacacatgaAATTAGAATAACTGTTTGCAGTACACAAAACTGTTTTCTTATAAATATATTAAGATGTGAATAGTCCATTTTAATATGTGTTAGAATGCAAGGATCCAATTTAAACTAGTTAGCAATGCCTGAATTAGCTCAAAATCTTTAAGCATTAATACAAGACTTTCATCTCTAATGGGCGATAATACTCCCAAGTTAGCAATGTGTGAATAGATGGCTTTGATATTGTGTTATGTTTACCTTTTCAATATTCTTGTTAAGTTCAccctttcaattttctttttaaccaTGTTTGGTTAACGTGTTTGAAATTTGTGATAGGTAGGAATAGGATGACAAGATGTGAAGTTTTTCACGTGAGGTGCTCTGCAGTTGCCTGTTGAAAT of the Pyrus communis chromosome 1, drPyrComm1.1, whole genome shotgun sequence genome contains:
- the LOC137728877 gene encoding uncharacterized protein, producing the protein MESWDFDIVKAEKASAMRRYNRLRTAAKLLRSAEIGAGVLFLSWTFARLPFALTLSLNYFLLLSGVVSSPLFVFLLCHAIIASLVLKSRHFSSADSNNNAVEAELYGELVESSAVGTDSSTKSRLEDDVVGSRGAEEVVYQDKQTVSEVNSADPKQETESNSDSDSEITKKIRRTKSEKFGRERKPEKLRRSETDIGRKIARPGEERAGEDTEEEDDLSNEEFQRSIEAFIEKQLNFRRQESVAIVLQNQS